The Paenibacillus sp. 481 DNA window AAATATCGGCCATGAACAGACGTCGGTTGACGAAGGCGGGGCCGCCCATTGTGGCGGTCCTGCTCTTTTTAATGATTTGGCAATTGGGTATCATCGTATTCCAAGTGGAAAAATGGTTGCTACCAAGCCCACTCGACATTGTGGTAGAGGGTTACAAGAGTGCGCCTTCTCTGGCGATGCATACGTGGGCAACCATGAAGCTTATGCTGGTCGGCTTCAGTTCAGGCACAGTAGTTGGCCTACTGCTCGCTTTTGTGTTGCACTCGATTCCATGGTTAAAGCGTGCTATTTATCCGCTCATTATTATTACGCAAAATGTGCCGAGTATCGCTTTGCTACCGCTGCTCGCCATTTGGTTCGGCTTCGGCTTGCTGCCGAAAGTGATCGTCATTACGCTGGTCTGCTTTTTCCCCATATGTATCGCAGCGATGGATGGGCTGATGCAGACGGATCGCACGATGCTGCAATACATGCGCATGGCTGGGGCGAGTCGGACGCAGTTATTTTGGAAGCTAGAGTTTCCGCATGCTTTACCGACATTGTTCTCAGGTCTGAAAATTGCTGCTGCTTACAGTGTAATGGGTGCCATTGTCGGGGAGTGGATCGGAACAGATAAGGGCATTGGCCATTATTTAATGTTGCAAAAATCAGCGTTTCGGACGGATCGCATTTTTGTCGCGATTGCGATTATCGTTATGCTTAGTCTCGCGATGTTCGCGCTTATTCGTGTGTTGGAGCGATACACAGTGCGGTGGCGGGAAAAGGATCGCGTGTAATCAACGCGGATGAACGATGCGGATGAAAGATAAACGATGCAGATGAAAGATAAACGCCGAAAATGAACGATGAACCGTGAAAAGTGAACGATGAAAGTTGAAAGATGAACGCGCTAGGTGGGATCGTCATGAACGCTATGAACGTCATGAACGTCATGAACGTCATGAATGCCATGAATGTCATGAGTACGACGAGTGCCATGAGTGCCATGAGTGCGATGCGCACAATGAGCGTAATGAACCCGCTGAGTGCAATGAAGGGAGGTTAACTACAGTATGGATAACAAGTTAGTCGAAGCCACACAAAATCAACGAGAGTTAGCGTCTGAGTCCATAGAGGAATCAACGGTTGCCTCAGCTGCTTTAGTGGAGCGGGCACCAGTATCAGCGCTGTCTGCGTTAGAGCTATCGCAAGTGAGCAAATCTTTCAAAGATGCGCATCGTCAGCCGTTGCATGTCTTGAACGACGTTTCGCTGACAGTGAAGCAAGGAGAGTTTGTATCGATTATCGGCCCGTCCGGTTCGGGCAAGAGTACCCTGTTTCATCTGATCGGCGGCTTGCTGCGCCCTGATGCGGGGAGCATTCATGTACACGGCAGCGAAGTGTCCGGTCAGACCGGACACATCAGCTACATGCCGCAGCAGCCTGCGCTCTTTCCGTGGCGCACCATCGAGGACAACGTGATCTTGGCGCAGGAAATTGCCGGCCGCGCCAAAGACGAAGCCCGCGCCGAAGCGCGTCAATGGCTCGCCAATGTCGGCTTGCGCGGCTACGAGCAGGCGTACCCGCATACGCTATCTGGCGGGATGCAGCAGCGCGTCGCCTTTTTGCGGGCGCTAATGAGCCCGCAAGAGCTGATGCTGCTCGACGAGCCGTTCAGCGCGTTGGACGCACTGACGCGCAGCGATATGCAGCGCTGGCTCATTGATTTGTGGGAGCGCAATCGCCGCTCCGTCCTGTTTATTACACATAGCATCGAAGAAGCGCTGCTGTTGTCCGATACGATTTACGTGCTGTCCAATCGTCCAGCCCGTGTATTGGAGCGGATCGAAGTGCCATTTGCTCGTCCCCGCACAGAACAGTTGACGCAAGAGCCGCGCTTCCTACACATGAAGCGCGATTTAGCAGAACTGCTGCGCTATATTCAAACCGAAACGAAGATGTCTTAGCTGAATGTGAACATGGTATAATTTTTTTGTTTCATTTTTGAAGGAAACATATCTTAATTATGGGTGCCACACGCTAAGGGGATGGACTTGTGAAGCAGAAGCGAATACTTGGCCAATTTTTATCTATTATGCAACAGTACGAGCATGCGCTTGATACGTATACATTTGAGCAACTAGTAAAGAAGCCGTCCGCACAACAATGGTCACTAGGTGAAATGTACAATCACATTATAGAAACCGGATTGTTGCAAATAGCTGCGCTAAAAAAATGTGTAGATGCTCCTAAGATGCCCGGGGCCACGAAGACGTGGAAAGGGAAAGTGGTCTTTATGTTAGGCTCCATACCACCCATTCGTGCGAAGGTGCCGGAATCTGCTGAGCATACTGCGTTTCAGCCGACGAGCAAAGAAGAATTGAAGGAACGGCTTCAAGCTTTCGCGCAGGAAATGAGGGATTTGGCACCCCAATTGGAGAAGATTGATTCTGATCGAAAAGTGGAGCATCCTTATTTTGGACATATCAATGCGATAGAATGGTATGATCACATTTTAATGCACGTTAGGCATCATTTAAGGCAGAAAAAGCGTTTGGATGCTTGGCTGAACATATAACACGACAAAAAAATCGCTCTTTCTAAAAGATTCAGCCCGTACCTATACCGTACTTTACTGAACAAGAAGAGAGCGATTTTTGTATCATTTGCCTACCTTGGCCCAGAATAATGGGCGCAAGAACCAAGTAACCTCTTAGGCCGATTGCGGCTGTTTCTGCGCCTTTTGCAGCACGCGTTCACCTACGTTGAGGGCTGCTTGAATAATCCAGCCCGTCGTAAACGACAGCACGATCGTGCCGAAATAAATCGGGCCATCTAGCGAGAAGCTCACAGCCAAAAAGATAAAGGCCAACATAATTTCCGTTTTGCGAAACGTCCATTTGGTTCGGTCGGACACAACGAGTACGAACGCTTCTTGCGGAGCTGTACTTACGCGCGAAGCGACATATATGCCGATCCCCGTTCCAATGCATATATTGCCGAGCACAAGTGTAAGCAGCTTAGGAAAGGAACGGATCATATCCATCAGCACCTGCACAGATCCGATTGCATCAACAAACACCGAAATCAGAATCATCGTCAATATCGTGCCGATTGTGAGATAGCTTTTGTCCATCACCCACACCACAATCGTAAACACGAAATTAATCATAAACATCCAGAAGCCTATACTAACGCCGAAGTTCTGAAACAAAGCGATAAACAGAGAATCGTACGGACTAAGCCCGAACGAAGTGACGGTGGTCATCATGTTGATGCCTAGGGCAAGAATAAGTAAGCCGCCAATAAAAAATAAGTGCTTTAATTGAATGCGCATAGTAACGATGCTCCCTTTTAATGACATACAACTTACTATAAACTGTGGTAACCTTTCCAGAGCAAGCGTTGAATTACAATTTACCTGTAGTCCCGTTATACTAAAGGGATGAGAAGGGAGACATTGACATGTACAATATTAAGCAAATCGCGCAAATGGCTGGCGTGTCCGTGTCTACGGTTTCTCGAGTCATTAACAACCATCCCTACGTAAACGAACAGAAACGAGCCGAAATTTTAAATATAATCAAACAATTCAACTATTTACCTAACTCAAATGCGATTCATCTCGTAACAGGGAAGACGAACGTCATCGGTGTCATCCTGCCGCTTGTTAGCAATCATTATTACAACTCCATTTTGGCTGGGATTGCGCAGCAAGCTACCCGCCATAACTATTATTTGATGGTGTGCCAGACCGACTATCGTGCGGATAAAGAGTTAGAAGTACTGGAAATGTTGAAAATGAAAAAGATGGACGGTGTCATTATGTGCGCCCATTTAAATGAATATGAAGCGATTGAGCCCTATACGCAATTTGGCCCTATTGTGACGTGTGAAATGACGAACTCGGAGCGTATTTCGAGTGTATATACCGATCACTACCGCAACTTTTTGATGGGCATGAATGTGTTAATCGAAAAAGGACATTGCCATATCGGTTACTGCATCGGCAGAGCGGACAGCCTCAATAGCCGTCATCGCAGACGAGCTTACTTCGATGCTATGCAGCGCATTGAGGTCGCCCCAGCGGCTGCGTGGGCATTTGAAGGCTGCATAACTTTCCAAGACGGCAGCGAGGTTGTGGACAAATGGCAGCACATGCAGCCGCAGACGCGCCCAACAGCGCTGCTGACCGCATGCACCCATATTGCGGCTGGCATTGTGACCGCGGCGAAGAAGCGCGGGATCGACATTCCTCGTGACCTAGCAGTAGTCGGCTGCGACGATCAACAGACAGGCGAATTGCTCGACATTACAACGGTTACGAATTCAAGCCGCGAAATTGGCGAGCAGGCTTTCGATTTGCTGCATGCTCAGCTTATTAACAAGGCGCAAGTCATTACAAAGCAGGAGCTGCGCCCGCAGCTTCGGGAGAGACTTTCTACGTAACGCTTAGGCAACGCTTACGGAATTAAAAAGGAATGATTATCCGATCGTTTAAGGAGATGTAAGTATGCAAAGCAGCCATGTAGATATTACAAAGAAGTCGGCATACGTCGATGCGCATATTCATTTGGATACGTATTCAGGGGCAGCACAAGCAGCGATCATTCAGCTGCTTGAAGACGATACACTTCCGCTTGATTATGTCGTAGCGGTCTCGATGGGGCTTAAGTCTAGCCAAGCGACGCAAGCATGGGCACGTCGTTACCCGCAGCGGGTGCTGCCTGCATATGGTTTCCATCCGGAGCAGGCGCTGCCAACGGATGCCGAAGTGGCAGAACTGCTGGCTTGGATGGATGTCCACCAAGCAGAGATGGCTGCGGTAGGTGAAGTGGGGTTGCCTTATTACGAGCGGGAAGCGGCGGCAAAGCAAGGGAATGTATTTAGTCGCGAGCCCTACGTGGAGCTGTTAGAGCAATTTGTTCAGCGGGCGGCTGCTTGGAACAAGCCCATTGTGCTGCATGCCGTCTATGACGACGCGCCGCTAGTATGTGATTTACTAGAGCGGCATAACGTGCGCAAAGCGCATTTTCATTGGTTTAAGGGGGACGCCGATACGGTAGAGCGGATGGCTGCTAACGGCTATTTTATTTCGTTCACACCGGATATTACATATGAGGAAGACATTCAAGCGCTAGCACGACGCTATCCGATTACGCAAGTCATGACCGAAACGGATGGGCCATGGCCGTTTGAGGGTGAGTTCACTGGAACAGTTACGGTTCCAACCATGGTCCGTGATGTGGCGGCATATTGGGCCCGACTGCAAAGGATAACAGAACAGGAAGCCGCCGTATTGCTGCGAGAAAATGCACGCTGCTGCTACGGATATTAAAGCAACAACCATCTGTTCATGTATACGTTTCAACACAAATCACCTTGATTCAGAGACGATGGGAGAGAATTGCGCCATGACAAAACAAAAGTTGTTATATATTGAAGATGACCGTGAAATTGGCTCATGGACGAGCGCGTACTTAATTGATCGAGGCTACGATGTCCACTGGCTGACCTCTGGGGAACAAGCTCTCCAAGTTATAGGCGGATGTGATCTCGCTATTTTAGACGTGATGCTACCAGGTTTAGATGGATTCACAGTCGGACAGCGGCTAAAAAAGGAGTTCCCGCATACGCCTATCCTCATGCTATCTGCGCGCACCGCCATTGACGATAAGTTGCACGGATTGCAGTTTGCCGACGATTACGTAACGAAGCCGTTTCATCCTGATGAGTTAGCAGCAAGAATCGAAGTGCTACTGCGCCGTTTCGAGAAACAGACACCTGCCATGATCAAGCTCAAGCACTTACACATATACCTCGAAGAGAACCGCATCGTAGACAACAACACAGAGACTGAAATTGCACTTACAGGCAAGCAATATCATATTTTTTCGTATCTGCTGCGCCATCCGAATCAAATTTTGACGAAAGAACAGCTTTATGAAGGCGTATGGGGCGCGTCTTACATCGATGGCGATAAGACACTCATGGTACATATTCGACACTTGCGAGAAAAGCTAGAACGCAATCCTGGGGAACCAGACATTATTGAAACGATACGCGGCATCGGCTACCGAGTGAAGCAATGAAGCTGGAACAGATGAAGGTTCCGTTCTTTCGCTCGATGCTAGCTAAATATATGCTTATTGTGTTGGGCGCACTTTTGGTGTGGCCGCTTGTATTTCCGATTACCGCCCTTATCACGAATTTACCGCTTTTGTTATCCGACCAGAATGATCATGAAGCGAAAAATATTTATGCCAATGGGGAAAGGATAGAGCAGGAATGGCATCAAACTGCTGGCAAGCTCAAGGCTATCGCTCCTGAGGAGATTAAGCTCGCATTGCATGAAATGAAGCGCCAGTATCCGAAGGCGCAGTTTTTCTGGGTGGACAGTACGGGACACACGCAGCTTGCGCTGCCGGAGCGAGGCGATCTGCCACAACAGTGGAGCGCCGCTGACAGTATTCATTTTGTGAAGCAAACGTATGATGGAAATCCCTTTACATCTATTGCATTCATCGGCAAAGACCCCAAGCAAGGCTTTATTGCCATCCAAATTGAGCGTTCCCTTATGGTAAAAGAAGATTCTTTATACGGAACGACCGAAATTGTCATCGTCATCGCGGTTATATTTATTGCTTTCGTGACAGCTTCTTGGCTGTTCTTCTATCATATGCGCAAGCGACTCGTCCATTTGGAGGAGGCCATGACGACAACAGATGATAGCGGATTTCCACACCCAGTCGAGGTTAAAAAATGGGATGAAATCGGACGCTTAGAGCAAGCGTTCAATCAGATGATTGGCGAGCTACATACGAGTCGTGAACGGGAGCGAGAAGAAGAGGAATTACGGAAAAAGCTAATTGCCAATTTGTCACACGATCTCCGAACGCCATTGACGACGATCAGGGGGCACGCCCACTCTTTGGGTGATGAAGTGCTGTCTGCAAAAGGAAAGCAGTCGCTCGCATTAATTGATGCTAAGGTGGATGATGTGGGGCAACTTGTAGACAATTTATTTTCCTACACCTTGCTCTCAGCAAAAAAGTACCCCTTTCATCCAGAGCGTCTTGATATCCTGCGCCTAGTTCGTACAAGCGCGGCAAGCTGGTATCCAATCTGGGAAAAAGAAGGACTGGAAGTACACGTCGATCTACCAGACGAACCTCTCATGTGGAATGTTGACCCGCTGTGGATGAAGCGAATACTAGACAACTTGTTTCAAAATATAATGCGCCACGCTGTCTCGGGGCGCTATATCGGCATTCGTGTGGAAGCTGCAGGGCGAGATGCGCAAGCCACGCATTCTCCGGTGGAAGCCGCAGGGCGAGATGCGCAGGCCACGCATCGTCCAAAGAAGCTCACAGGAGATGGCACACCGTCTGCACATCTCCCCGTACGTCATACATTGGCGCTTATCATAGAAGATCGAGGGCCGGGCATTCAGGCCGCATCGGAAGACAAAGGCGCGGGCATCGGCCTTACGATTGTGTCAATGATGATGCGCGAAATGGACTTGCAGTGGGAGCTGCGCAGTAGTGTGGACGGAACACAGGTGGTCTTTTTTCAACAAACAGACTTGAAATTAAACGAAACTTAAACATAGCGTACTCTTCGTTTAACCTGCCGGTTGTAAGCTAATTACCGAGGTGATAACGATGAGTGAAATGATGATTGAAACGGACGGTTTGACCAAGCAGTACGGCTCTCGTCGGGCGGTCGATAACGTGAAGCTGCAATTAAAGCGTGGTGACATATACGGATTTTTAGGCCCGAACGGGGCTGGGAAAACGACAACGATCCGCATGCTGCTTGGGTTAATTCGCCCGACAAAGGGCAATATTCGCATATTCGGAAAAGAGCTGCATCAGCAGCGTATGGAAATTTTGAAAAAGGTCGGTTCGCTTGTAGAGTACCCTTCTTATTATGGTCACTTAACGGCCATGGAGAACTTGGAGACCGTTCGACGCATACTGGATGTGCCGAAGTCGCGCATTAGTGAGGTACTGTCCATTGTGCGGCTTACACAGGAAGCTCGACGCCCAGTCAAAGGTTTTTCGTTGGGGATGAAGCAGCGTCTCGGCATTGCGACAGCATTATTAGGAAACCCAGAACTACTCATTTTAGATGAGCCGACAAACGGTTTAGATCCATCCGGCATTTTGGAAATTCGGGAACTGATCAAAAGCATGCCGCAGGAACACGGCATTACGGTACTCGTTTCTAGCCATCTGCTGAGTGAAGTGGAGCAAATGGCTAACCGCGTCGCTATTATTCAGCAGGGCCGACTCATGTTTCAAGATTCAATAGCAGCGCTGCAAAGTCGGGCGCAACACCGTGTGCGCCTTGTCGTGTCCGATCCCGAGCAAGCGTTTCGGACAGTGTCAGCTGCTGGATGTTCAGCC harbors:
- a CDS encoding ABC transporter permease, whose translation is MNRRRLTKAGPPIVAVLLFLMIWQLGIIVFQVEKWLLPSPLDIVVEGYKSAPSLAMHTWATMKLMLVGFSSGTVVGLLLAFVLHSIPWLKRAIYPLIIITQNVPSIALLPLLAIWFGFGLLPKVIVITLVCFFPICIAAMDGLMQTDRTMLQYMRMAGASRTQLFWKLEFPHALPTLFSGLKIAAAYSVMGAIVGEWIGTDKGIGHYLMLQKSAFRTDRIFVAIAIIVMLSLAMFALIRVLERYTVRWREKDRV
- a CDS encoding ABC transporter ATP-binding protein, whose product is MDNKLVEATQNQRELASESIEESTVASAALVERAPVSALSALELSQVSKSFKDAHRQPLHVLNDVSLTVKQGEFVSIIGPSGSGKSTLFHLIGGLLRPDAGSIHVHGSEVSGQTGHISYMPQQPALFPWRTIEDNVILAQEIAGRAKDEARAEARQWLANVGLRGYEQAYPHTLSGGMQQRVAFLRALMSPQELMLLDEPFSALDALTRSDMQRWLIDLWERNRRSVLFITHSIEEALLLSDTIYVLSNRPARVLERIEVPFARPRTEQLTQEPRFLHMKRDLAELLRYIQTETKMS
- a CDS encoding DinB family protein — encoded protein: MKQKRILGQFLSIMQQYEHALDTYTFEQLVKKPSAQQWSLGEMYNHIIETGLLQIAALKKCVDAPKMPGATKTWKGKVVFMLGSIPPIRAKVPESAEHTAFQPTSKEELKERLQAFAQEMRDLAPQLEKIDSDRKVEHPYFGHINAIEWYDHILMHVRHHLRQKKRLDAWLNI
- a CDS encoding YczE/YyaS/YitT family protein, with amino-acid sequence MRIQLKHLFFIGGLLILALGINMMTTVTSFGLSPYDSLFIALFQNFGVSIGFWMFMINFVFTIVVWVMDKSYLTIGTILTMILISVFVDAIGSVQVLMDMIRSFPKLLTLVLGNICIGTGIGIYVASRVSTAPQEAFVLVVSDRTKWTFRKTEIMLAFIFLAVSFSLDGPIYFGTIVLSFTTGWIIQAALNVGERVLQKAQKQPQSA
- a CDS encoding LacI family DNA-binding transcriptional regulator, whose product is MYNIKQIAQMAGVSVSTVSRVINNHPYVNEQKRAEILNIIKQFNYLPNSNAIHLVTGKTNVIGVILPLVSNHYYNSILAGIAQQATRHNYYLMVCQTDYRADKELEVLEMLKMKKMDGVIMCAHLNEYEAIEPYTQFGPIVTCEMTNSERISSVYTDHYRNFLMGMNVLIEKGHCHIGYCIGRADSLNSRHRRRAYFDAMQRIEVAPAAAWAFEGCITFQDGSEVVDKWQHMQPQTRPTALLTACTHIAAGIVTAAKKRGIDIPRDLAVVGCDDQQTGELLDITTVTNSSREIGEQAFDLLHAQLINKAQVITKQELRPQLRERLST
- a CDS encoding TatD family hydrolase — translated: MQSSHVDITKKSAYVDAHIHLDTYSGAAQAAIIQLLEDDTLPLDYVVAVSMGLKSSQATQAWARRYPQRVLPAYGFHPEQALPTDAEVAELLAWMDVHQAEMAAVGEVGLPYYEREAAAKQGNVFSREPYVELLEQFVQRAAAWNKPIVLHAVYDDAPLVCDLLERHNVRKAHFHWFKGDADTVERMAANGYFISFTPDITYEEDIQALARRYPITQVMTETDGPWPFEGEFTGTVTVPTMVRDVAAYWARLQRITEQEAAVLLRENARCCYGY
- a CDS encoding response regulator transcription factor translates to MTKQKLLYIEDDREIGSWTSAYLIDRGYDVHWLTSGEQALQVIGGCDLAILDVMLPGLDGFTVGQRLKKEFPHTPILMLSARTAIDDKLHGLQFADDYVTKPFHPDELAARIEVLLRRFEKQTPAMIKLKHLHIYLEENRIVDNNTETEIALTGKQYHIFSYLLRHPNQILTKEQLYEGVWGASYIDGDKTLMVHIRHLREKLERNPGEPDIIETIRGIGYRVKQ
- a CDS encoding HAMP domain-containing sensor histidine kinase, which gives rise to MKLEQMKVPFFRSMLAKYMLIVLGALLVWPLVFPITALITNLPLLLSDQNDHEAKNIYANGERIEQEWHQTAGKLKAIAPEEIKLALHEMKRQYPKAQFFWVDSTGHTQLALPERGDLPQQWSAADSIHFVKQTYDGNPFTSIAFIGKDPKQGFIAIQIERSLMVKEDSLYGTTEIVIVIAVIFIAFVTASWLFFYHMRKRLVHLEEAMTTTDDSGFPHPVEVKKWDEIGRLEQAFNQMIGELHTSREREREEEELRKKLIANLSHDLRTPLTTIRGHAHSLGDEVLSAKGKQSLALIDAKVDDVGQLVDNLFSYTLLSAKKYPFHPERLDILRLVRTSAASWYPIWEKEGLEVHVDLPDEPLMWNVDPLWMKRILDNLFQNIMRHAVSGRYIGIRVEAAGRDAQATHSPVEAAGRDAQATHRPKKLTGDGTPSAHLPVRHTLALIIEDRGPGIQAASEDKGAGIGLTIVSMMMREMDLQWELRSSVDGTQVVFFQQTDLKLNET
- a CDS encoding ABC transporter ATP-binding protein, with the protein product MSEMMIETDGLTKQYGSRRAVDNVKLQLKRGDIYGFLGPNGAGKTTTIRMLLGLIRPTKGNIRIFGKELHQQRMEILKKVGSLVEYPSYYGHLTAMENLETVRRILDVPKSRISEVLSIVRLTQEARRPVKGFSLGMKQRLGIATALLGNPELLILDEPTNGLDPSGILEIRELIKSMPQEHGITVLVSSHLLSEVEQMANRVAIIQQGRLMFQDSIAALQSRAQHRVRLVVSDPEQAFRTVSAAGCSAELESGAIMLDNMTDAKIAALVEQLVHKRHDVYRVEEKRQSLEDLFLAMTGKESIL